The genomic stretch agtggaagaattgcacGACgacgtggagaggccaatttaccagtggatacaagggcagccacccgacgatgatcctcgaagccgtcgctgaccatcggctctttTTTATCCCCATTTTTTTGAGAAGTATTTGATTGTGCATCCTCAGAAATCTTTGGTCATGAATTCGTATCTTGAGACATCATTTCTATCTAAGAAAATCCTACAAGACTACAATGAATTGGAATTCGGTCTATCTAAATCTAATTATGGATTTCCTAGGAATTACAAAGAAAACAAATTTTGGCAATTTGATCTAGTAACATTTCACATTTAAAAgcattaattattaataatgtAGGTTCCTCACCCTCCCTCCATAATGTTATCTTATTTCAAGTACAATGATTTCTACTTGATGCATTTTTCTGGAAGATTAGTAATATGATGGCTGCCTACCTACTAATTGGaaatttgaaatatgatcaGAAAGTGAATCATTGGCATTTACTCCTTCTGTCCCAGTTTTAGAGTGACATTTTGCCAAAAAAGTTCGTACCAGTTTTAGAGTTACATTTacaattttccatttttggacATAGAAATTTACCCTATTATTCAACAAAATTACACTCAAATGCCAttataaacacaaaaataaacccaaaataaaaaacaaaaaacataaccCCCCCACCCCACCCCCAACCCCCCTCATTTGACTTTCATCTATCTCTCGCTCTCCACCATTTCCCGTCTCCCCCATTCCCGAACCCTAATCGCCTCCTACTCCAATCGCCGATCTAAATTGTTGGACCCCTAATCGGCTCGTACTATTATCACTCCACCATTCCCGTCTCTCTCTATTCGCTTCTCATGGCGGAAGGTTGGGATCCATTGTCGGAGTGTGAATCCGTACTATCTTTCGATGCACCTCCCGAAACCCTAATAGTCCCTGATACACCACCGGAAGTGATTGAACGGTGGGAAATCGACCGTGTGGTCGATTGTTACCTCCGATCTGGACATCGGAGATGGTTTGCGGGCGTTGATGGGTCTGAGGTCGTCCATGAATCTGAGCTTCCCCCACCGGCTTGTTTCTTCGACGGATCTGAAATCCAGCCACCGTCTAAGGGCTTTGACGGGTCTGAACGCCAACCGCCGGCTGGGGGCTTTGACGGGTCTGAACCGTCCCTCCCCTGTGACGAATCTGGACCTCAACCAGCTTCTTCATCAAAGGTGGAGTACACCGAGAATGAGAAAGCTATGCTGCTTATTTTGTTGCCTGGCATGAAAGATCTCATCTAAACTGTGGGTATTTTCTCAATTCTGAGCCACCCCTTTGCTTGGTTTGGAGGCTGTTTTGGCATGAATTGATCTTGTTTGATTTCATATGATGAAGTTTTTGTGATGAATAACATCTGATTATCTGTTTATTGACTGGATTGGTTGGTTTTTGTGAACTTAGCCACTcctttgatggtttggaggctttgaTTTGCAAATTTGTACCTCTGTGATGATGTTGTTCTGAGAGTTATGCATGCTCAGCTATGATGTCTCTGTATTggttgtgtttttgtgaacctaaccacccctttgatggtttggaggctctgatttgcAAAATTGCAGCCTTTGTTTGGTTTGTTGGGTCTGATTTGCAATGTTGCTCCTCtgtgatgatatttttctgagAGTTATGCATGCTCAGCTATGATGTCTCTGTATTggttgtgtttttgtgaacctagccacccctttgatggtttggaggctctgatttgcAAAATTGCAGCCTTTGTTTGGTTTGTTGGGTCTGATTTGCAATGTTGCTCCTCtgtgatgatatttttctgagAGTTATGCATGCTCAGCTATGATGTCTCtgtatttgttgtttttttgtgaacctagccacccctttgatggtttggaggctctgatttgcAAAATTATAGCCTTTGAATACATACAAAATGTAGTCTATAGATTTACAAGCAGGCTTAGTTACCATTCCACAGAAATCAGCCTATTAAACCTAACCCAAAATGTAGGCTATAACCAAAAAAACAAGTTTACATCCTAAACACCAAACTACTTTGATGCTTATACTGTAAACCCTAAGATCCAAGTGGATTATATAGAGCTGGAAAACATTCATTAGATGCCCTATGTCATATGAGGCACCCACATCATTCTGAGGTAGTAGCAGATACTCCAAGCTCTCTTTGACCAAATTCTCCCCAACTTCTAGGGATGTAGGAAGCCCCACTGTTCTTCTCAGCCTTTCCTTGTTCAAGTGGGGTATTTTGTAGTTGTTGCCTCCATGCACTTCAAGGATCTTACTGAGGCAGCTTTGCAATGTTAAAAAAACATTGTTCAGAGTTTGTGGTGTGAGTTCCTCAAAAGAACTCCAGACATTACCCAGTAATTCATCTATGTTGGTTGCTACTTTATCATCTTGTAGTGATTGAATGGCCCTAAAAAAGCCTAGGTCCAATACATTGGTGTCTGGGGAGTTGGCTGGTTGGCTGATTAGATGGAACTTAAATCCATCTGAACTTGCAAGCTCATCAAATTGTGAGTCAAAAGATCTTAGGTGAGGTTTGGCATTATCTTGTTGGATATAGATATACTTGCTTGCATTGGCTGGCCACTTTGCCTTGATTGCTGGAATAATCTGTGCATTATGAATGAATCAATGTAAAAATGATGACAGTATCAATGTCTTATAggttgtgtttttgtgaacCTAGCCACCCCTTTGAaggtttggaggctctgatttgcAAAAATGCAGCCTTTTATTGGTTTGTTGGATCTGATTTGCAAAATTGCAGCCTTTGATGAATGAATCAATGTAAAAAATGCTAAATGATGACATTATCAATGTCTGATAGGCAGGTGAGGGGATAAAAATATCCATACCTGATTCAAGAGACATTCTCTCATTGCTTCCTTGTTAACTGATGGTATAGATTTAGTCTCTAATGTCCCTCTTGGCCTATTCTTGGACTTCCTTTTGGCTGGAACTTGTTTTGTGAATGGGAATATGCCTATTTTACCATCAAAGATGGTCTGACCATCTGTGCAAAACTGTGGTCTACTTACAGCACACATGAACATCACCTTTGTGATAAATCTTTTTGAGTTGCAAGACCTGTAAGGCTCATCCTCATCCGGCAACAGGTAGTATCTGTCAGCTTTTGTCATGTAAAACCATTTCTCATCAATATGAACTGTATTGTGCATAGCATGATAAAGAAGCTTTCCTTCATCCAAAGCTGGCTGAATATGAGTAAGACACCATCTCATTCTACTGATTTTGTTTGCTTCAGTGAGTGCTGGTTTTATGGCATTTGTATGTGGCCTTATCAGGTGACTCTTTGCCCATCTACCAACTGTTGTCTTGCTAACACCCATTTTACATGCAAGCTTTCTATAGCAAGATCTCTCAAGAAAAGACAATTGTTTGAACTTTTCATCATCAAAATGTACTTTACCTGTTTTCTTTTTATATCCTGATGTTCTGCCCCTCATGATAACAGGCTGCCCATCTGACATTTGCTGCTTGGCTATCCCCCATAATCGGCTCACTGTAATTCTGTGCACTTTGAATCTATTGGCTGCCTCTTGAAATGAACCATGTGGCAGTGCTCCAGCTTGGCATTGCTGTTGTAGGAACTGTACAATATGGTTCTTCATTTGGCTGCTCAGCTTCAGGCCTTGTCTCGGCCCTGGCTCCAGTTCTGCATCCTGAATATTCTCCTGCTCCATCTGTTGCTCCATATCTTGATCCATTTCCATTCCCCTATGATGAAATTGCTCTGAGGGGAATTTACATATAAATACCTCTTGGTTGGTGTGTAGGTAGGTGGAATTGGCAATTGTTGGTGTAAATGTGGAGTGAATGTATTTATAAAGGTAGATTacctttattttgattttggatttttcCCTCCATGGGATTGTAAATTATTTTTCCCTCCTTAATTTGGAGGTTTGAGTAAATGAAAATGGAATGAATTCCCTCTTCAAATTTGTGTTGATGTGATGGCTGATAATTAGGGGATTGCTCCTTGttcaaattttagtttaaaatttaattttgtcataTCTTAATTTTATGTAAAGGAAATAGAGTAACCAAGgggtaaaattaaaaataataagtcTAACTTATTTAAAcaaccaaaattaaataaagtgaaagaagaaacaattttaaactaaaaaaagtcAACCTATCTCACTTTCCACctactcacttcatttattacataCTCTACCTTCTCACTTCATTAAATACACACTccaccaatttcttaaaacccgtgccataaCTAATTGTTACTCtaaatgtgggacggagggagtaaattttTGCACAAGTCATCATGTGTTTTTGATCATTCGACCCCTGCAAGGATGGTACAGCCGTCATTTCTTCTTGACTAAATTTCTCATTAATTTACTCAAAATATCCTCACTCAATGTATcaatttaatactcctattacATTCAGAAATATAAATACACCATTCATATGGAGTATGTTAGTAAATGAGTAAATTACAACCAAACTTGGATAATCTTTGGCACAACACAAACTGCAGCTTGTTGCAAAACTGGGTTAGCTCCAACTGCAGTATCTATGCCAACAGCTGCAACTGTGTGTTTCGCTGTTGTACAAATGCGGGTTCGTCAAAGGGAAAAGCATCTTGCTGAAACTCACCATCCCGAGTAGAAATACCAGACTCACCATTCCTGAAAACCATCAATAAAAGGAAACTCGCCATGAAAAATAAGTAGGACAAAATATACGGGAAAGAATAAACTTGCCCGAGTAGCAGAAACTGTGACACCCCCTTAAACCTCTCTTAAAAATGTCTTCCATGAATATTTCACACAATTACTCTACATCATTACACACCTTAATTCTTGTTTTAATCTGTTAAAGAAACATGACTCCAATAACAGCAACGAATAGCGGTCCATTCCACCTACAACTCCGTATATCCACATGTAATGTTTGCCCAACTAGTCAGAATCTTTCTACTTATAGCACCAGCAGTTCAACGAGGGGTAAAAGTCTCGAGAATCATACACGTAGGTGTAACCGTGTAAGGTAACAATTTGAAGTTTAAAGCACACAAGTTCAAGAAGCAAAAATCTGAGTCATCAGATCCCCCCACCCCCAACAAAAAATCCTTTTTCAtaataaatactagtatgaAATTTAGTGTTCCCTTTTCCTGATTGAGAGGGGGAGATTCAATGTTTGATTAATCAAAAATGGAGGAGAGATTAGTTACCAGATCTCCCAGAGAGTATCACAGGTAAGCCCATGAAGTTGCAAAACATATGAGCAACTAATGGAGCAGTTAAATGCCCTGCAATTAAC from Salvia splendens isolate huo1 chromosome 4, SspV2, whole genome shotgun sequence encodes the following:
- the LOC121800805 gene encoding uncharacterized protein LOC121800805, yielding MEMDQDMEQQMEQENIQDAELEPGPRQGLKLSSQMKNHIVQFLQQQCQAGALPHGSFQEAANRFKVHRITVSRLWGIAKQQMSDGQPVIMRGRTSGYKKKTGKVHFDDEKFKQLSFLERSCYRKLACKMGVSKTTVGRWAKSHLIRPHTNAIKPALTEANKISRMRWCLTHIQPALDEGKLLYHAMHNTVHIDEKWFYMTKADRYYLLPDEDEPYRSCNSKRFITKVMFMCAVSRPQFCTDGQTIFDGKIGIFPFTKQVPAKRKSKNRPRGTLETKSIPSVNKEAMRECLLNQIIPAIKAKWPANASKYIYIQQDNAKPHLRSFDSQFDELASSDGFKFHLISQPANSPDTNVLDLGFFRAIQSLQDDKVATNIDELLGNVWSSFEELTPQTLNNVFLTLQSCLSKILEVHGGNNYKIPHLNKERLRRTVGLPTSLEVGENLVKESLEYLLLPQNDVGASYDIGHLMNVFQLYIIHLDLRVYSISIKVVWCLGCKLVFLVIAYILG